In one window of Vibrio sp. DW001 DNA:
- a CDS encoding DUF2971 domain-containing protein, with product MLYKYTAPDGIISLKNKSFKITPPNQFNDPYEFIPRISNGTDHEEMKKYLLDEENLVEFYEEVIEQELFKGTYEEFKDDIVNSADRFVSTIVDNTMDKDTQWQSAQDFLEIISQIVGVFCLTKCPSNILMWSHYASSHTGIVIGIEEGSQFLDNSDGVHRVEYTNERPELDLSWLDGSKNIAEFGIEVLRKKFSCWAYEEEVRAVFSLADSKAFDTDYGTIFLREFDPNSIQEVILGCRCSPELEDEVIDILSDECYLHVKLKKATLDPINYKINSELILD from the coding sequence ATGCTCTATAAATATACTGCACCTGACGGCATTATTAGCTTAAAAAACAAGAGTTTTAAAATTACGCCTCCTAACCAGTTCAATGATCCTTATGAGTTCATCCCTCGAATTTCTAATGGCACAGATCATGAAGAGATGAAAAAGTACTTACTAGATGAAGAAAACTTAGTCGAGTTCTATGAGGAAGTAATTGAACAGGAGTTATTTAAGGGCACATATGAAGAGTTCAAGGATGATATCGTAAATTCTGCTGATAGGTTTGTGTCCACGATAGTTGACAACACTATGGATAAGGACACTCAATGGCAAAGTGCGCAGGACTTTTTAGAAATAATAAGTCAGATAGTAGGGGTGTTTTGTCTCACTAAATGTCCCTCGAATATTTTGATGTGGTCCCACTATGCTTCTAGTCATACAGGTATCGTTATTGGAATAGAGGAAGGTAGCCAATTTCTCGACAATTCGGATGGTGTACATAGAGTTGAATATACAAACGAACGACCAGAGTTAGATTTATCATGGTTGGATGGAAGTAAGAATATTGCTGAATTTGGCATAGAAGTTCTAAGAAAAAAATTTTCATGTTGGGCTTATGAAGAAGAGGTTAGAGCAGTATTCAGCTTAGCCGATAGCAAAGCTTTTGATACCGATTATGGGACTATATTTCTCAGAGAATTCGATCCTAATTCTATCCAAGAGGTGATTTTGGGTTGTAGGTGCTCACCTGAACTAGAAGACGAAGTAATTGATATTCTAAGTGATGAATGCTATCTGCATGTGAAGTTAAAAAAGGCAACCTTAGACCCTATTAACTATAAGATAAACTCAGAACTAATCCTTGATTAG
- a CDS encoding ogr/Delta-like zinc finger family protein has product MLITCPKCESKARIATSRAMSKETREAYCQCMNLNCGVIFVTYTSVHRIIKPVGGKPNPNLQPELCRPEDLDQIDLFVET; this is encoded by the coding sequence ATGTTAATTACCTGCCCAAAATGTGAAAGCAAAGCCCGAATAGCCACTTCGCGAGCCATGAGCAAAGAGACACGCGAGGCATATTGTCAGTGCATGAACTTAAATTGCGGGGTTATCTTCGTGACCTACACATCAGTGCATCGGATTATTAAACCAGTTGGGGGAAAGCCTAATCCGAACCTCCAACCTGAGTTGTGCAGGCCGGAGGATTTGGATCAGATTGATTTGTTTGTGGAGACTTAA
- a CDS encoding replication endonuclease gives MIVSSFQTHFYPTLPKFVVSDINKKVYARSKRENASRSSLESFAREVTKKSFLSAEHIEHRYPFASRRIDRNEYRKITRYTERKKRRIGKIQTSIKSDMNALTHDILMLDEKRKEFGLTLVTHLQKLILEFDGDGDEHHLRLLCRKLSKLIRHYHITPPRLPKRPTFEQYFTAITKMTTDDWINDRLERLKFEYIEYSQIALSRVGSNANQSKYVSAMTLNNFLEAQDKQAKFLADYCIYNADEDISVDLENVFMASTSNPENRRIEMMVRSRGFEELANTKGYTAAFITWTLASKYHRNSKNWNGANPKEGHQNLMKQWSRARAILAKQGIDYFGFRVAEPHKDGTAHAHYFLFCKEDEKELIVSTLRDIAIEEDKQELYYKTVNGKLKKRNKPVLRARFDCKFCDPSKGGATAYIAKYIAKNLNGSHMSEADKKAAQSVRAWASLWRIRQFQQFGGAPVSIWRALRKTSTEEIKALKCDELTDLHGHADKSRWKDFVQGIGDAQITYEEKENRYFETVKKIVGFSFMHHCVNTIKAQWEIIRKSDLKATPKRDGVPSRSTENNCNPAPEKPLSPLEKALMVVTGWNAKRVKTLLTPLERGEKVPIDEHMTVSIRNGRLAVT, from the coding sequence ATGATAGTATCTAGCTTTCAAACACACTTTTACCCAACACTGCCTAAGTTTGTGGTGAGTGATATAAACAAAAAAGTTTATGCCCGTTCAAAGCGTGAAAACGCATCCCGTAGCAGTCTTGAATCCTTCGCAAGGGAAGTGACAAAGAAAAGCTTTCTGTCTGCTGAGCACATCGAACACCGCTACCCCTTCGCCAGTCGTCGCATTGACCGCAATGAATACCGCAAAATCACCCGTTACACTGAACGTAAAAAAAGACGCATCGGCAAGATTCAAACCAGTATCAAATCCGACATGAACGCCTTGACGCATGACATTCTAATGCTTGATGAGAAGCGTAAAGAATTTGGTTTAACGCTCGTCACGCACCTACAAAAACTAATTCTTGAGTTTGATGGTGACGGCGATGAACATCACCTTCGTTTACTGTGCCGAAAGCTGTCTAAATTAATAAGGCATTATCACATCACGCCGCCTCGACTACCCAAGCGCCCTACTTTCGAGCAGTACTTTACCGCTATCACTAAGATGACCACAGACGATTGGATAAACGACCGATTAGAGCGTTTAAAGTTTGAGTACATTGAGTACTCACAAATCGCGCTTAGTCGTGTAGGCAGCAATGCCAATCAATCAAAATACGTCAGCGCCATGACGCTCAATAACTTTCTAGAAGCGCAAGATAAACAAGCTAAGTTCCTAGCCGATTATTGTATCTACAATGCGGATGAAGATATCAGCGTTGATTTAGAAAATGTCTTCATGGCGAGCACATCGAACCCTGAGAACCGCCGTATTGAAATGATGGTAAGAAGTCGAGGCTTTGAAGAGCTGGCCAACACTAAAGGATACACCGCCGCGTTTATTACGTGGACACTGGCGAGTAAGTACCACCGAAACAGTAAGAATTGGAATGGTGCAAACCCGAAAGAGGGACACCAAAACCTCATGAAACAGTGGTCACGAGCAAGGGCAATACTTGCTAAGCAAGGGATAGATTATTTCGGTTTTAGAGTAGCCGAGCCACACAAAGACGGAACCGCGCACGCGCACTATTTCCTATTTTGTAAAGAAGATGAAAAAGAGCTCATTGTTTCTACATTGCGAGACATTGCCATTGAAGAAGATAAACAAGAGCTTTACTACAAGACGGTTAACGGCAAGTTGAAGAAGCGAAATAAGCCGGTACTAAGGGCGCGTTTCGACTGCAAATTTTGCGACCCTTCCAAGGGTGGCGCAACGGCCTACATTGCTAAGTACATAGCAAAAAACCTTAACGGCTCGCACATGTCCGAGGCCGACAAAAAAGCCGCGCAATCGGTGCGCGCTTGGGCTTCCCTTTGGCGCATTCGCCAGTTTCAGCAATTCGGTGGCGCACCTGTCTCGATTTGGCGCGCACTGCGCAAAACCTCGACCGAGGAAATTAAAGCACTCAAATGTGATGAACTCACCGACCTACACGGCCATGCCGACAAATCAAGATGGAAAGACTTTGTTCAAGGCATCGGAGACGCGCAAATTACCTATGAAGAGAAAGAGAACCGCTATTTTGAAACGGTAAAGAAAATCGTTGGGTTCTCCTTCATGCACCATTGCGTTAACACCATCAAAGCGCAGTGGGAAATCATTAGAAAATCCGATTTAAAAGCGACTCCAAAAAGGGACGGAGTCCCGTCTCGGAGCACTGAAAATAACTGTAACCCTGCTCCTGAAAAGCCACTTTCGCCGTTAGAAAAAGCCCTCATGGTGGTCACAGGATGGAATGCCAAACGAGTTAAGACCCTACTCACTCCGCTAGAACGGGGCGAGAAAGTCCCAATCGATGAGCACATGACAGTGAGTATTCGAAATGGACGGTTAGCCGTGACGTAA
- a CDS encoding S24 family peptidase, with the protein MREWFLSTELLELDGVPSSTTGIAQKANRNNWLKRKAVGRGKAFEYHFSNFHADVQKQIIEKYITTPDDLKSSDYGEIDKDKAYESIIRQLNERAKTYESNASEMIPLSHFEKWSKLPVYDVYAAAGAGSLVQTEYQIGTFHIPTELLNEFGLDDKNSSIIFVDGDSMEPTLSHKDRLLVDIRETQHPVSNGVYVIRIDDAVYVKRLSWDIANGLYNVISDNLKYSAFQINHNNGRNFKIIGKAVTIVMKPIL; encoded by the coding sequence ATGCGTGAATGGTTTCTTAGTACGGAACTGCTCGAACTAGATGGCGTACCCTCTAGCACTACAGGAATTGCCCAAAAAGCAAATAGAAACAATTGGTTAAAAAGAAAGGCGGTAGGAAGAGGTAAAGCCTTTGAATACCATTTCTCTAATTTTCATGCTGATGTGCAAAAACAAATAATTGAGAAGTACATCACAACACCTGATGACTTAAAAAGTTCAGATTATGGCGAGATAGACAAAGACAAAGCATACGAGTCTATTATCAGGCAACTTAATGAACGTGCTAAAACATATGAAAGCAACGCGTCAGAGATGATTCCTCTATCTCATTTTGAAAAATGGAGCAAACTTCCTGTATACGATGTTTACGCTGCCGCTGGGGCAGGTTCTTTGGTTCAAACCGAATATCAAATAGGGACATTTCACATCCCAACCGAACTGCTTAATGAATTCGGACTAGATGACAAAAATAGTTCAATCATTTTTGTAGATGGCGATTCAATGGAACCAACGTTAAGCCACAAAGATCGGCTATTAGTAGATATAAGAGAAACTCAACATCCCGTTTCAAATGGTGTTTACGTGATTCGTATAGATGATGCTGTATATGTTAAACGTCTTAGTTGGGACATAGCTAATGGGCTATATAACGTCATTTCAGATAATCTTAAATATTCCGCCTTTCAGATTAACCACAATAATGGCCGCAACTTTAAAATTATTGGCAAAGCCGTAACGATAGTTATGAAACCTATATTATGA
- a CDS encoding tyrosine-type recombinase/integrase: MSIKKEGDKWRVDLRPSGRNGKRFRKLFDKKNEALAYEKHILATHHNKEWLGLPEDRRQLSELIEIWWKKSGQFKRSAEDYRNKLNIICNELNNPQANKINNSLISDWKTYRLEKGQSPATIRRMLSPLSNVFTVLIDSGDFTAQHPIKGISRPKEPVREMTFLTYEQVKILLNDISHDKEMVSAVKISLATGSRWTETISLKATNLTPYRIRFTDTKTGKHRTVPISKALYEEVYPEDGGALFLTNPHHNLRQRIGKLFDLPKGQKNHVLRHTFASHFMINGGSILTLKEILGHSSITQTMTYAHLAPDHLQDAVRLNPLDN, from the coding sequence ATGAGCATCAAAAAAGAGGGTGATAAATGGCGCGTCGATTTACGCCCTTCGGGGAGGAACGGTAAACGATTCAGAAAGTTATTTGATAAAAAAAATGAAGCTCTAGCGTATGAAAAACACATTCTAGCGACTCACCACAATAAAGAATGGTTAGGACTACCAGAAGATAGGCGGCAGCTTTCTGAGCTTATTGAGATATGGTGGAAAAAGTCAGGTCAATTTAAACGATCAGCAGAAGACTATCGCAATAAATTAAATATCATCTGCAATGAGCTAAATAATCCTCAAGCAAATAAAATTAATAATTCATTAATTTCTGATTGGAAAACATACCGTTTAGAAAAAGGTCAATCACCTGCCACTATCCGGCGCATGCTATCCCCATTAAGCAATGTTTTCACTGTCCTGATTGATAGCGGTGACTTTACAGCGCAACACCCAATTAAGGGGATTTCTCGCCCCAAAGAGCCTGTTAGAGAAATGACTTTCTTGACGTATGAACAAGTAAAAATACTATTGAATGATATCTCACACGACAAAGAAATGGTCAGTGCCGTAAAAATCAGTTTGGCGACGGGTTCCCGATGGACGGAAACTATTTCTCTTAAGGCTACGAATCTCACTCCGTATCGAATTCGTTTTACAGATACTAAGACAGGTAAACACCGTACTGTACCGATAAGCAAAGCTCTTTATGAGGAAGTATATCCAGAAGACGGCGGCGCATTATTTCTTACAAATCCACACCACAATCTTAGACAAAGGATTGGTAAATTGTTCGATCTACCGAAGGGACAAAAGAACCATGTTTTAAGGCATACTTTCGCGAGTCATTTCATGATTAATGGTGGTAGTATTTTGACACTTAAAGAAATTCTTGGTCACTCTTCTATAACGCAGACTATGACTTATGCACACCTAGCCCCTGACCACTTACAAGATGCTGTAAGACTAAACCCACTCGATAATTAA
- a CDS encoding GrxA family glutaredoxin, translating into MFVVIFGRPACPFCVRAKEIAESLKEGRDDFNYRYVDIHAEGISKADLEKTVGKPVETVPQIFIDQDHVGGCTEFETYARANLGL; encoded by the coding sequence ATGTTTGTTGTTATTTTTGGTCGCCCTGCATGCCCGTTTTGTGTCCGTGCGAAAGAAATCGCGGAATCGTTGAAAGAAGGTCGTGATGATTTTAACTATCGTTATGTAGATATTCACGCTGAAGGTATTAGCAAAGCGGATCTAGAGAAAACAGTGGGTAAACCTGTAGAAACAGTGCCTCAGATCTTTATCGATCAAGACCATGTTGGTGGTTGCACAGAATTTGAAACTTACGCTAGAGCGAACTTAGGCTTGTAG
- a CDS encoding iron-containing alcohol dehydrogenase, translating to MFQFMTSAKVIFGEGALNSSLSVFNQYGYSVLLVTGKNMARAVPVVGYLKSQNMRYQHVSISGEPNISMVEETAVVGRRFKPDMVVAIGGGSVIDMGKALSAIIPNQGDLYDYVEVVGRSVPLKTKPLPFIAIPTTASTGSEVTNKAVLRSGQDRVKVSLRSPDILPDVAIIDPKLTYDTNLNISSRGALETFTHLMESYVCGDPNPLTDTICEEGLRRLTEAAIPGCKNNDYKARSDLAFAAMLGGMAISNAKLGAAHGLASSLGGKIEAPHSIITARLAPFVMDENIKSAEDMGRGDILNRYREIAKIVTGNPEANYLDSVAWIKMMLERLELPNLSEFGICKTSFHRVARDAMQSSSIKGNPLPLNEDRLVFILQQVCSCEEPTGLDDGVVVSGSVKIEEVDFQSREEV from the coding sequence ATGTTTCAGTTTATGACATCGGCAAAGGTTATATTTGGTGAAGGAGCACTTAATTCGTCCTTATCTGTATTCAACCAATATGGGTATAGTGTTTTACTTGTGACTGGAAAAAACATGGCTCGCGCCGTGCCTGTAGTAGGTTATTTGAAAAGCCAAAATATGCGATACCAACATGTATCGATATCGGGTGAACCCAATATCTCCATGGTAGAAGAAACGGCTGTAGTGGGGCGTCGATTTAAGCCAGATATGGTCGTAGCGATAGGGGGTGGGAGCGTTATTGACATGGGAAAAGCATTATCAGCGATTATCCCAAATCAAGGGGATCTTTATGACTACGTTGAAGTTGTTGGTCGAAGTGTCCCTTTAAAAACCAAACCGCTTCCATTTATCGCTATCCCAACCACGGCAAGCACGGGTTCAGAAGTCACTAACAAAGCCGTGTTGAGGTCTGGTCAAGACAGGGTTAAGGTGAGCCTTCGTTCACCCGATATCTTGCCAGACGTGGCGATTATTGACCCAAAGTTAACCTATGACACCAACCTGAATATATCTAGCAGAGGTGCGCTCGAAACCTTTACTCATCTGATGGAATCTTATGTGTGCGGCGACCCAAACCCGTTGACAGATACAATTTGTGAAGAAGGGTTAAGGCGATTGACGGAAGCGGCCATTCCAGGCTGTAAAAATAATGATTATAAAGCGAGATCAGACCTAGCCTTTGCGGCAATGCTAGGTGGAATGGCCATTAGCAACGCTAAGCTGGGCGCTGCTCATGGTTTAGCCTCATCTCTAGGGGGAAAAATAGAGGCTCCTCACAGTATTATTACCGCAAGACTGGCCCCTTTTGTCATGGATGAAAACATCAAATCGGCAGAGGATATGGGACGAGGTGATATTCTTAATCGCTACCGGGAGATAGCCAAAATCGTCACCGGAAATCCTGAGGCAAATTATTTGGACAGCGTAGCGTGGATCAAAATGATGTTAGAACGGCTTGAGTTGCCGAATCTAAGTGAGTTTGGCATCTGTAAGACATCATTCCATCGAGTGGCAAGGGATGCAATGCAATCGTCGTCAATAAAAGGCAATCCGCTACCGTTAAATGAGGACCGTTTGGTTTTCATTCTTCAGCAAGTCTGCTCATGTGAAGAGCCTACTGGCCTCGATGATGGTGTTGTGGTGTCAGGCAGCGTCAAAATTGAAGAGGTAGATTTTCAATCTAGAGAAGAGGTGTAG
- a CDS encoding MurR/RpiR family transcriptional regulator, translating to MNTLEKIQKSLENFSKSERKVAEVIMAAPQTAIHSSIATLAKMADVSEPTVNRFCRRLDTKGFPDFKLHLAQSLANGTPYVNRNVEEDDGPDAYTHKIFESTMACLDVAKNSLDASQINRAVDLLTQAKRISFFGLGASSAVAKDAQNKFIRFNIPIASFEDIVMQRMSCINCTDNDVIVLISHTGRTKSMVEVANLGRENGATVIAITSKDSPLDKAASLSITLDVPEDTDVYMPMASRVVQMTVIDVLATGFTLRRGSGFRENLRRVKDALKDSRYDKITQL from the coding sequence ATGAATACACTGGAAAAAATTCAAAAAAGCCTAGAGAATTTCAGCAAATCTGAACGTAAAGTGGCTGAAGTTATTATGGCGGCGCCACAAACCGCGATTCATTCTAGCATCGCCACGCTGGCAAAGATGGCCGACGTAAGTGAACCAACTGTAAATCGCTTTTGTAGAAGGCTCGATACTAAAGGCTTCCCAGACTTTAAACTTCATCTTGCGCAAAGCCTAGCAAACGGCACGCCCTACGTTAATAGAAACGTAGAAGAAGACGATGGACCTGACGCCTATACTCACAAAATATTTGAGTCAACCATGGCCTGTTTGGACGTTGCAAAAAACAGCCTAGACGCCTCTCAAATAAACCGAGCGGTTGATCTTCTTACCCAGGCAAAACGCATTTCATTCTTTGGCCTAGGCGCATCTTCAGCCGTCGCGAAAGATGCCCAAAATAAATTTATTCGTTTCAATATTCCAATTGCTTCCTTTGAAGATATTGTTATGCAGCGTATGAGCTGTATCAACTGTACCGACAATGACGTGATTGTTTTAATCTCGCATACTGGTAGAACCAAAAGCATGGTTGAGGTGGCAAACCTAGGACGTGAAAATGGCGCGACCGTCATTGCGATCACGTCGAAGGACTCGCCACTTGATAAAGCCGCATCACTATCTATTACTTTAGATGTACCCGAAGACACTGATGTGTATATGCCAATGGCAAGCCGCGTAGTACAAATGACCGTGATTGATGTACTTGCCACCGGATTTACACTTCGTCGTGGTTCTGGTTTTAGAGAAAATTTACGACGGGTAAAAGATGCATTGAAAGATTCTCGATACGATAAGATAACCCAGTTGTAA
- the panP gene encoding pyridoxal-dependent aspartate 1-decarboxylase PanP, which translates to MVTKNKTADVSLESLLRIFTIPEAADSALTQIEAKLSQNLNEFLREHIVAEEKPLREIEKDFSEAAIPEVPVFVSDHTQHLLDTLVSHSVHTSAPSFIGHMTSALPYFLMPLSKIMIALNQNLVKIETSKAFTPLERQVLGMLHRLIYQQDDAFYEQWMHSAKHSLGSFCSGGTIANITALWVARNNALKADNEFNGVENEGLFNAMKHYGYEGLAILVSDRGHYSLKKAANILGIGQDSLIPIKTDDNNRLCTRALQEKIAELKHKNIKPFAIIGVAGTTETGNIDPIREIAEISQREGCHFHVDAAWGGATLMSNNHRHLLDGIELADSVTIDAHKQLYIPMGAGMVLFKNPDDMAAIEHHAEYILRKGSKDLGSHTLEGSRSGMAMLVYSSMHIISRPGYELLIDQSIEKAKYFAGLIKQQPDFELISEPELCLLTYRYVPSLTAKALLVADKDQRKKLHRLLNGLTKYVQKRQREEGKTFVSRTKLNPHNWDKMNTIVFRVVLANPLTTKEILQSVLDEQREISENSGSLMKEITKLTHSILK; encoded by the coding sequence ATGGTAACGAAAAACAAAACAGCAGATGTAAGTCTTGAAAGCTTGCTTCGAATCTTCACTATCCCAGAAGCCGCAGATTCTGCACTCACTCAAATTGAAGCGAAACTGTCGCAAAATTTAAATGAATTTTTGCGCGAACATATCGTCGCCGAAGAAAAACCGCTGCGCGAAATTGAAAAAGATTTCTCTGAAGCGGCTATTCCTGAGGTGCCTGTATTTGTTTCCGATCATACTCAGCACTTATTGGACACCCTCGTTTCTCATTCAGTACATACATCTGCACCAAGTTTTATTGGTCATATGACGTCGGCATTGCCCTATTTCTTGATGCCTTTGTCAAAGATAATGATCGCTTTAAATCAAAACTTAGTGAAGATAGAAACCTCCAAAGCGTTCACACCTCTTGAGAGACAAGTATTGGGTATGTTACATCGCCTTATATACCAGCAAGATGACGCATTTTATGAGCAATGGATGCATAGCGCCAAACACTCATTAGGCTCGTTCTGTTCCGGTGGGACCATTGCCAACATTACGGCACTCTGGGTAGCACGAAATAATGCTCTCAAGGCTGATAACGAATTTAATGGTGTTGAAAATGAAGGGCTTTTCAATGCAATGAAACATTATGGTTATGAAGGCTTAGCTATATTGGTTTCAGATAGAGGCCATTACTCACTTAAGAAAGCCGCGAATATACTGGGTATTGGGCAGGATTCACTGATCCCAATTAAAACCGATGATAATAATCGACTATGTACCCGAGCGCTCCAAGAAAAAATTGCTGAGTTGAAGCACAAAAACATCAAACCATTCGCGATAATTGGTGTTGCAGGCACAACGGAAACAGGCAACATTGATCCCATTCGCGAGATAGCAGAAATTAGTCAACGCGAAGGGTGTCATTTCCATGTGGATGCGGCTTGGGGTGGCGCGACATTAATGTCAAACAACCACCGTCACCTCCTGGATGGTATTGAGTTAGCCGACTCAGTAACTATAGATGCACACAAGCAACTCTACATTCCAATGGGCGCGGGAATGGTCTTGTTCAAAAACCCGGATGACATGGCGGCAATTGAGCACCATGCCGAATACATATTAAGAAAAGGGTCAAAAGATTTAGGTAGCCATACATTAGAGGGGTCACGCTCTGGTATGGCCATGCTTGTTTATTCCAGCATGCATATAATCAGTCGGCCTGGTTATGAATTGCTTATCGACCAAAGCATCGAGAAAGCGAAGTATTTTGCTGGCCTAATTAAACAACAACCCGATTTTGAACTTATCTCAGAGCCTGAACTTTGCCTATTAACTTATCGATATGTTCCATCATTAACAGCTAAAGCTTTACTCGTTGCCGATAAAGATCAGAGAAAAAAGCTACATCGGCTATTAAATGGGCTAACCAAATATGTACAGAAACGACAACGAGAAGAAGGAAAAACTTTCGTGTCGCGGACCAAACTCAACCCACATAACTGGGACAAAATGAATACGATTGTATTTCGAGTTGTATTGGCCAATCCGCTTACCACCAAAGAGATTTTACAGTCAGTACTTGATGAGCAACGAGAAATCTCAGAGAACAGCGGTTCGTTAATGAAAGAAATAACCAAATTAACACATTCAATTCTTAAGTGA
- a CDS encoding lysine exporter LysO family protein, with product MFSGMIFIFTPLVVGYLFSISNAKLLDQINSNTSRLVYVILFLMGLSLAALDNLSANLQTILKFTSTFFLLMGMCNLLVLPFIDKLFPLKTEQSNKKLPLSSMALESGKLILVVGSGLAVGLLLNFDLHWVESASEWILFFLLFLIGIQLRNSGLTLRQILLNKHGMIIAVVIVLTSWIGGLLAALWLDIPLTRGLAMASGFGWYSLSGILMGDAFGPVYGGASFMIELLRELVALVMIPMLIQRLPCTAIGYAGATAMDFTLPVIQTSGGVRCVPIAIVSGFILSLLVPLFMLFFVSLSS from the coding sequence ATGTTTTCAGGGATGATTTTTATTTTTACCCCACTGGTTGTGGGGTATCTATTTTCTATATCAAATGCAAAGTTACTCGACCAAATCAACAGTAATACGTCTAGATTGGTCTATGTGATACTTTTCTTAATGGGGCTTAGTTTAGCTGCATTGGATAACTTAAGTGCCAATTTACAAACTATTCTAAAATTCACCTCAACATTTTTCCTTCTAATGGGAATGTGTAATTTGTTAGTGCTACCCTTTATTGACAAGCTATTTCCACTCAAAACTGAACAATCCAACAAAAAACTCCCACTCTCTTCGATGGCGTTAGAGTCAGGGAAACTCATTTTGGTCGTGGGCTCTGGTTTAGCTGTTGGATTGTTACTTAACTTTGATCTCCATTGGGTTGAAAGCGCGAGTGAGTGGATACTGTTTTTCCTATTATTTCTTATTGGTATTCAACTTAGAAACAGTGGTCTTACACTTAGGCAGATATTGCTGAATAAACATGGCATGATCATCGCAGTCGTTATCGTGCTCACATCTTGGATTGGTGGCCTACTTGCTGCTCTATGGTTAGATATTCCCCTCACTCGTGGTTTAGCGATGGCTTCTGGGTTTGGATGGTATTCGCTTTCTGGCATCCTAATGGGAGATGCGTTTGGTCCTGTGTATGGTGGCGCTTCTTTTATGATAGAACTTTTAAGAGAGCTTGTTGCTTTGGTCATGATACCGATGTTAATTCAACGTCTACCCTGTACTGCTATCGGTTATGCTGGTGCAACAGCGATGGACTTTACCCTGCCCGTCATTCAAACCTCTGGTGGGGTACGCTGTGTACCAATTGCAATAGTTAGTGGCTTCATTCTAAGTTTGCTTGTCCCTCTATTTATGCTTTTTTTCGTTTCGTTAAGTAGCTGA
- a CDS encoding HDOD domain-containing protein: MNHLSFFWLPENKTALLDGLESEFAQLVEQSIQTGRITLPPIPEVVLKIQQLSIGEETSVFDIAECLIDDPSLAAVVIRVANSIFFNRRNITCTDIQTAVCRLGIYRVRDIVTAQSIEQLKHSSHLSKQCRKILVNSAATSRELAATMLLVTQEIQNYQPEEYDYLEAEKALLVGLLADIGLFCLVSEYHYYLDNGNYIDEQLAMHIFESSCAVTSELVLKHWLFDSDFLEVATNEKHQKRTDEQEKHEEISYLDIARIAHHLLMFRKQDEAIDDHHVEINLAGAQAMYELSNLPMNEFNTRIADVMTATGL, from the coding sequence ATGAATCATTTATCTTTTTTTTGGCTGCCTGAAAACAAAACAGCCCTTTTAGACGGATTAGAATCTGAATTTGCTCAATTAGTAGAGCAATCAATTCAAACCGGGCGCATAACATTGCCACCAATACCCGAAGTGGTGCTTAAAATTCAGCAATTGAGCATCGGAGAAGAAACAAGTGTGTTCGATATTGCGGAGTGTCTTATTGATGACCCGAGCTTGGCAGCCGTTGTCATTCGTGTTGCTAATTCTATCTTCTTTAACAGACGGAATATTACCTGCACAGATATACAAACGGCGGTATGTAGATTAGGTATCTATAGAGTCCGCGATATTGTAACTGCGCAGTCTATTGAGCAACTTAAGCACAGTTCTCATCTATCAAAGCAATGTCGTAAAATATTGGTCAACAGTGCTGCAACGTCACGAGAGTTAGCGGCAACAATGCTATTAGTGACTCAAGAAATACAGAACTATCAACCTGAAGAGTATGATTACTTAGAAGCTGAAAAAGCGTTACTTGTAGGGTTATTAGCCGATATTGGGCTTTTTTGTTTGGTAAGCGAATACCATTATTATCTGGACAATGGCAATTATATAGATGAGCAATTAGCTATGCACATCTTTGAATCAAGTTGCGCCGTGACGAGTGAACTGGTCCTAAAACATTGGTTATTTGATAGCGATTTTCTCGAGGTAGCGACGAACGAAAAACACCAAAAACGCACTGATGAACAGGAAAAACATGAAGAAATAAGCTATTTGGATATTGCTCGCATCGCTCACCATCTTCTGATGTTTAGAAAACAAGATGAAGCTATTGACGACCACCATGTCGAGATTAATCTTGCAGGTGCACAAGCCATGTATGAGCTAAGTAACCTACCAATGAATGAATTTAACACCCGCATTGCGGATGTTATGACGGCAACCGGGCTATAG